From one Anopheles bellator chromosome 1, idAnoBellAS_SP24_06.2, whole genome shotgun sequence genomic stretch:
- the LOC131207349 gene encoding polyisoprenoid diphosphate/phosphate phosphohydrolase PLPP6 yields MGDDVDSKTRLEQGRNIPPALKRLLEWDVVVTKQFVSFMLNFVPLRSLRTHCKVLEYSCHGIAWLAGWLAFCWMINRADWYQMQVNLFVGLLTDIVMVALIKAATRRRRPAINDDPLCFGPDKFSFPSGHVSRGVFITTFLIVLDPVTVVLWPPLLAWTVALALSRLLLYRHHILDVFGGIILGLFNALLISLIWFDQEASVWLINWITDERVAGAEYAV; encoded by the exons ATGGGTGACGAT GTGGATTCGAAAACTCGCCTCGAACAGGGCAGAAATATTCCTCCGGCGCTGAAGAGACTGCTCGAGTGGGATGTGGTCGTCACGAAGCAGTTCGTTAGTTTTATGTTGAACTTTGTGCCACTACGGTCCCTGCGGACTCACTGTAAGGTGCTGGAATACTCGTGCCATGGGATCGCctggttggccggttggctaGCGTTTTGCTGGATGATCAATCGTGCGGACTGGTACCAGATGCAGGTGAATCTGTTCGTCGGCCTGCTGACCGATATCGTAATGGTGGCCCTAATCAAAGCGGCcacccgtcgtcgccggccagCCATCAACGATGACCCACTGTGCTTCGGTCCTgataaatttagttttccgAGTGGGCACGTTTCTCGCGGTGTGTTCATCACCACGTTCCTGATCGTACTCGATCCGGTAACCGTtgtgttgtggccaccgctgcTCGCCTGGACGGTAGCACTGGCCCTGTCGCGACTGCTACTGTATCGTCATCACATCCTCGACGTGTTTGGGGGGATCATTTTGGGGTTGTTCAACGCACTGCTCATCTCGCTCATTTGGTTCGACCAGGAGGCAAGCGTTTGGCTGATAAACTGGATCACCGATGAGCGTGTGGCCGGAGCGGAATATGCCGTATAA
- the LOC131207338 gene encoding acylglycerol kinase, mitochondrial produces the protein MAFVLRFAKTVRNNWKKSTVFASAVAYGVSYSNEKYEIKKLMRYYCTEASRYGDVKISQTQRPPKVLVLLNPAANRKSSEEDFQNYCEPILHLAGFEVDIVKTDSEGHARRYVEELGTLPDALIVGGGDGTLSEAVSGMKRRPDGAQCPIGVLPLGRTNTLATKLFTAEGAKHSDLENVRTMANAAYAVIAGKKEKKDIMRIEVLPSVADETPPEKPVYALGALQWGAFRDILALRDKYWYTASLRDYTAFLFNAFDGGHTWNCKARLAYTEPCTGCRNCYRDLDDQWGATKKQEQQARRWWSVFVPRAKGPPKTDYTKIVNDKCSVRHELEVDPSELIVKTNNVDESDEGGETKQSESSKLRLVVGPSVESGFSFIGESWGRLRGRKYLESAPTAVISARTIELLPERLKVEETDPELYYSIDNEAFEVRPVRVTLVPKAVEMFTF, from the exons ATGGCTTTTGTGCTTCGCTTTGCCAAAACTGTGCGCAATAACTGGAAGAAATCGACCGTGTTCGCCAGTGCCGTGGCGTACGGAGTGTCGTACTCCAATGAAAAATACGA AATAAAAAAGCTGATGCGATACTACTGCACGGAGGCATCACGTTATGGGGACGTCAAGATAAGCCAAACTCAGCGACCACCCAAGGTTCTGGTGCTACTAAATCCCGCAGCGAATCGCAAATCCTCGGAGGAAGAC tttcaaaACTACTGCGAACCGATACTACATTTGGCCGGTTTCGAGGTAGACATTGTGAAGACCGACTCCGAAGGCCACGCACGTCGATACGTGGAAGAGCTGGGCACTCTCCCGGATGCCCtcatcgtcggcggtggtgatggaaCGCTTTCCGAAGCCGTGTCGGGCATGAAACGGCGACCGGACGGTGCGCAGTGCCCGATCGGCGTGTTACCGCTCGGGCGAACCAACACACTGGCCACGAAGCTTTTCACGGCCGAAGGTGCCAAACATTCCGATCTGGAAAACGTCCGCACGATGGCCAACGCTGCCTATGCCGTCATTGCggggaagaaggaaaagaaggacATAATGCGCATCGAGGTGCTTCCGAGTGTGGCCGATGAAACGCCACCGGAAAAACCGGTGTACGCGCTCGGTGCACTGCAGTGGGGTGCGTTTCGGGACATTCTAGCACTGCGAGATAAGTACTGGTACACGGCCTCGCTGCGTGACTACACTGCGTTCCTTTTCAACGCCttcgacggtggccacacgtGGAACTGCAAGGCTCGGCTCGCCTATACGGAACCGTGCACCGGATGCCGCAACTGCTACCGGGATCTGGACGATCAGTGGGGCGCTACAAAGAAACAGGAGCAACAGGCCCGAAGATGGTGGTCGGTGTTTGTGCCGCGCGCGAAAGGGCCCCCCAAAACGGATTACACAAAAATAGTCAACGACAAGTGTTCGGTAAGGCATGAGCTGGAGGTTGACCCGTCGGAGTTGATTGTAAAGACGAACAATGTGGACGAAAGTGACGAAGGTGGTGAAACGAAGCAAAGTGAAAGTTCAAAGCTACGGTTAGTTGTGGGACCTTCGGTGGAATCGGGTTTCAGTTTTATCGGTGAAAGCTGGGGACGACTGCGGGGTCGTAAATATCTCGAAAGCGCACCGACAGCCGTCATTAGTGCGAGGACGATTGAACTGTTACCCGAACGATTGAAGGTGGAAGAGACCGATCCGGAGCTGTACTACTCCATCGACAACGAGGCTTTCGAAGTTCGGCCCGTGCGGGTAACGCTCGTGCCCAAGGCGGTGGAAATGTTTACTTTCTAG
- the LOC131206373 gene encoding alpha-tubulin N-acetyltransferase-like, translating to MEFRFNMHPLFRSRIVRINNSLLPTGFTAQSRRVALDATAQISEIINFVGSMSAQAQGLSVPVTTPQKLRNSDHHIYLMFEPNDKNGLVVGILKVGRKSLYVFDPSGETVNVTAPCVLDFYVHESRQRGGIGRELFEHMLREEHIQPDELAIDRPSEKLLGFLQKHYGLSKKIPQMNNFVVYEGFFASKEHNSSDIDGRRMHITASPNTNLFGPTFTTTNAEERRSTSQTRTTVVSPPVITQPPVGRYAAKRPSCSMAQIIHNSPTTVSAEPNSTNATNTNANGHANGGANGDHDHCLHHHHEHGEQRQQAQQEYETDSIDGEQELAEQMRRVELQSASLSHAPPSAASSHTPHEVKFADEVGGEGHHYAYEDIPEPGPDPDPYDFHPHQLELSVGDEAQHDDGGTNRDPSLSPQSVSQQATPEHPAGPGLPGSRKPARYTKQHTGLKNISFGVGAAVMPSGKMEFDQEENEGFGSVKINRPIGRSGGSARHGDNDNESVYSNGSQQGAGGGHFDLKFYHNKLW from the exons ATGGAGTTCCGCTTCAACATGCACCCGCTGTTCCGCTCGCGGATCGTGCGAATAAACAACTCTCTGCTACCAACCGGATTCACCGCCCAGTCCCGTCGTGTTGCGCT CGATGCGACCGCACAAATTTCAGAGATCATCAATTTCGTGGGCTCGATGTCGGCCCAAGCCCAGGGCCTGTCGGTTCCGGTGACGACTCCGCAAAAACTGCGCAACTCTGACCACCACATCTACCTGATGTTCGAGCCGAACGATAAAAA TGGTCTCGTTGTAGGCATCCTCAAGGTGGGCCGCAAATCGCTGTACGTGTTTGATCCATCGGGTGAAACGGTTAACGTGACCGCACCGTGCGTGTTGGACTTTTATGTTCACGAATCGCGCCAACGCGGCGGCATCGGCCGCGAGCTGTTCGAGCATATGCTGCGCGAAGAGCACATACAGCCGGACGAGCTGGcaatcgatcggccatcggAGAAGTTGCTCGGCTTTCTACAGAAACACTACG GACTGTCGAAAAAGATTCCCCAAATGAATAATTTCGTCGTCTACGAGGGCTTCTTTGCTAGCAAGGAGCATAATTCTTCCGACATTGACGGGCGTCGCATGCACATCACTGCTAG TCCTAACACGAACCTTTTTGGACCGACGTTCACGACGACCAACGCCGAGGAGCGGCGTAGTACCTCACAGACACGGACCACGGTCGTGTCACCGCCGGTCATCACTCAGCCGCCCGTCGGCCGGTACGCCGCCAAACGACCATCCTGCAGCATGGCCCAG ATAATTCACAACAGCCCCACTACAGTATCCGCGGAACCTAACAG CACTAACGCTACTAACACTAACGCCAACGGGCACGCTAATGGCGGTGCGAACGGTGATCACGATCATTGCctccaccatcatcacgagCATGGCgaacagcggcagcaggcCCAGCAGGAGTATGAAACGGATTCGATCGACGGTGAGCAGGAGTTGGCCGAGCAAATGCGTCGCGTTGAGCTGCAATCTGCATCGCTTTCGCATGCACCACCCTCCGCCGCATCATCCCACACACCGCACGAGGTGAAGTTTGCCGACGAAGTCGGAGGCGAGGGCCATCACTATGCTTACGAGGATATTCCCGAGCCCGGTCCCGACCCGGATCCGTACGATTTCCATCCCCACCAGCTCGAGCTGTCCGTGGGCGACGAGGCGCAGCATGACGATGGTGGCACCAATCGAGACCCTTCCCTTTCGCCCCAATCCGTTAGCCAGCAGGCGACACCGGAACAtccggccggaccggggcTGCCGGGGAGCCGAAAACCAGCGCGGTACACCAAGCAGCATACCGGTCTGAAGAACATCTCGTTCGGGGTCGGGGCGGCCGTCATGCCGAGTGGCAAGATGGAGTTCGACCAGGAAGAGAACGAaggcttcggttcggtgaagATCAATCGTCCGATCGGCCGGTCGGGCGGTTCGGCACGCCACGGTGATAACGACAACGAGTCGGTGTACTCCAACGGTAGCCAGCAAGGTGCCGGAGGGGGCCATTTTGACCTGAAGTTCTATCACAACAAGCTATGGTAA
- the LOC131210539 gene encoding protein daughter of sevenless, producing MATNKEVYHEGWLIKSPPTKRIWRARWRRRWFTLKQSDVPGQFFLEYYTDRKCRKLKGTIDLDQCEQVDAGLRLDRQKEKYAHMFDVKTPTRTYYLAADTEDDMRGWVNCICQVCNLQETQTVDDRPYYNIGAINMMNDAVNMAVETRPPAKANGGGPSTTETDISNETETTMLNHSVPGAAGETAPDQQQQVPLQGRVFNNNPYGTYQNEEMMGMRSAGDYTNRETIICEAKLNLSHQQPSNIIAPPEAYSNLDVIERSQSLRGKPGTSSSSNGNGGATTATGSPLVNHMRTQSLNIEQRGTKKIPENLKLTDRSPSSAFDSGPEQPSPALSTSSGPYIPISECYSGSPVTPLNSLDPRFYETPRSHTNVGFNLVSNEQPYSPKRSNVGGGQAGPGSSSLVMTVGGQPKVTIPGSGKSSPSDSESVFTDDEWTAPAGSSNGVGAGAGTGGSGVTTRGAGNGGTIDRNARPSDSSIENDAVGWTYVQRFSKVPNTSEDKPQQHNTKVAATSDNGIAGAPPRPPKRASMNLEGIEKTKELIASDTENVSPAIIGPKDASSCIDEFYDIPRSHQHPYTGSSMHLPDGDLLSPLSHCDLVASSTPNLIGEFTTGGGGTLGRGGPRPHCYTNAAPTKVEGNVFRFDFSEQPDAPIINRRLKPRSSIDITKSIESITQSVKQLGPPTVPAAPPATPVAVVGQQQSVKSPPTIDRTRKPATPKIGTNSMRRKGGPVSLNLASNQPSENTYGNTQETNSALLVNVSPRGPGKNEDRLQYLDLDHSSSPQKSSTATNSGPYSLSGLSVLANQQHHHGSATGSTVGKSEPGAGGSGNVPIVAAGSGSGRTVDVPASKPAPITNRTPYTTVDFVKTDAFNRIRADSELTRSQPRQKDQAS from the exons ATGGCGACGAATAAAGAGGTCTACCACGAAGGCTGGCTCATCAAGTCGCCACCGACGAAGCGAATCTGGCGCGCG CGCTGGCGAAGACGGTGGTTCACGCTGAAGCAGAGCGATGTACCGGGCCAGTTCTTCCTCGAGTACTACACCGATCGGAAATGTCGTAAGCTGAAGGGAACGATCGATCTCGATCAGTGCGAACAGGTGGACGCTGGGCTGCGTCTGGATCGGCAGAAGGAAAAGTACGCCCACATGTTCGACGTGAAGACACCGACGCGCACCTACTACCTGGCGGCGGACACCGAGGACGACATGCGGGGCTGGGTGAACTGCATCTGCCAGGTTTGCAACCTGCAGGAAACGCAAACCGTCGACGATCGGCCCT ACTACAACATTGGGGCGATCAACATGATGAACGATGCGGTCAATATGGCAGTCGAAACGAGGCctccggcgaaggcgaacggcggtggccctTCCACGACCGAAACGGACATTTccaatgaaacggaaacgacAATGTTGAACCATTCGGTGCCGGGTGCAGCTGGAGAGACTGCGCCcgatcaacagcagcaggtaCCGTTGCAAGGGCGGgtcttcaacaacaacccgtACGGCACGTATCAAAACGAAGAGATGATGGGCATGCGTTCGGCGGGAGATTACACTAACCGCGAAACGATCATTTGCGAGGCGAAACTGAATTTATCGCACCAGCAGCCATCGAACATTATTGCACCGCCGGAAGCGTACTCGAATCTGGACGTGATCGAACGATCGCAATCGCTTCGTGGCAAACCCGgcacttcatcgtcgtccaATGGGAACGGgggtgccaccaccgccaccggaagtcccCTCGTGAACCATATGCGGACACAGTCGCTCAACATCGAGCAGCGTGGAACGAAGAAGATCCCCGAGAATCTGAAGCTGACCGATCGGTCGCCCTCGAGTGCGTTCGACAGTGGACCGGAGCAACCGTCACCGGCTCTCAGCACCTCGTCCGGGCCGTACATCCCGATCAGCGAGTGTTACTCGGGCAGTCCAGTCACTCCGCTCAACTCGCTCGATCCGCGCTTCTACGAAACGCCCCGCAGTCACACGAACGTGGGCTTCAATCTCGTAAGCAACGAGCAACCGTACTCGCCGAAGCGAAGTaacgtcggtggtggccaagcCGGCCCGGGATCTTCGTCGCTCGTGATGACAGTGGGAGGCCAACCGAAAGTGACCATTCCGGGAAGCGGCAAATCGAGCCCTTCCGACTCGGAAAGTGTGTTCACCGACGATGAATGGACTGCGCCGGCGGGAAGTAGCAACGGAGTcggggctggggctggcaCCGGTGGTAGTGGCGTCACTACGCGTGGCGCAGGAAATGGtggaacgatcgatcggaacgcaCGGCCATCGGATAGCTCGATCGAGAACGATGCCGTCGGGTGGACGTACGTGCAGCGGTTTTCCAAAGTTCCGAACACATCGGAAGATAAGCCACAGCAGCACAATACGAAGGTGGCCGCCACTTCCGACAATGGAATCGCTGGGGCCCCACCGAGACCTCCGAAGCGGGCAAGCATGAACTTGGAAGGCATCGAGAA AACTAAGGAATTGATAGCTTCCGACACGGAGAATGTTTCGCCGGCCATCATTGGCCCAAAGGACGCCAGCTCG TGTATCGACGAGTTTTACGATATTCCCCGGTCCCATCAGCACCCGTACACCGGAAGCAGCATGCACCTGCCGGATGGGGATCTTCTGTCGCCACTCAGCCACTGCGATCTGGTCGCTTCGAGCACTCCCAATCTGATCGGCGAGTTTActaccggtggtggcggaacgTTGGGTCGTGGTGGCCCGCGACCCCATTGCTACACGAATGCGGCTCCGACCAAGGTGGAGGGCaacgttttccgtttcgatttcagCGAGCAG CCCGATGCTCCGATCATTAACCGACGACTGAAACCTCGTTCGTCGATCGATATTACAAAGTCGATCGAGTCGATCACGCAGAGTGTCAAGCAATTGGGGCCGCCCACTGTTCCTGCAGctccaccagcaacaccagtCGCCGTAGTCGGTCAACAGCAATCGGTCAAAAGTCCACCGACAATCGATCGTACGCGCAAACCAGCCACGCCAAAG ATTGGAACGAACTCGATGCGCCGCAAGGGAGGACCGGTTTCCCTTAACTTGGCGTCGAATCAGCCCTCGGAGAATACGTACGGTAATACGCAAGAGACAAACAGCGCACTG CTGGTCAACGTTTCACCCCGAGGACCAGGAAAGAATGAAGATCGTTTGCAGTATCTCGATCTGGATCATTCGAGCAGTCCCCAAAAATCGTCGACGGCCACCAATTCCGGACCGTACTCGTTGTCCGGCCTGAGTGTTCTGGCCaatcagcaacatcatcacgGTAGCGCCACTGGGTCGACGGTAGGAAAATCGGAacctggtgccggtggaagTGGCAACGTTCCCATCGTTGCCGCCGGTTCTGGCTCCGGTCGTACCGTGGACGTTCCGGCATCGAAACCGGCACCCATCACGAACCGCACACCGTACACGACGGTGGACTTTGTCAAAACGGATGCTTTCAATCGAATCCGAGCCGATTCGGAACTAACACGCTCACAGCCGCGCCAGAAAGATCAGGCGTCGTAA
- the LOC131216151 gene encoding ubiquitin-related modifier 1 homolog has protein sequence MDDSIDEEVICGASTVTVEFSGGAETLFGGVKEHVVPLDGSKIVLLEEMLRWLRDNLLTGDQNLFLQDNTVRPGILVMINDTDWDLMGETEYILQPGDHILFISTLHGG, from the exons ATGGACGATTCGATCGATGAGGAGGTCATCTGCGGAGCATCCACCGTTACCGTCGAGTTCAG TGGTGGAGCGGAAACGCTCTTCGGTGGCGTGAAAGAACACGTCGTGCCGTTGGACGGATCGAAAATAG TGCTGCTCGAGGAGAtgctgcggtggctgcggGACAACCTGCTGACCGGTGATCAGAACCTATTCCTGCAGGACAACACCGTGCGGCCAGGCATACTGGTGATGATCAACGACACCGACTGGGATCTGATG GGCGAAACCGAGTACATCCTGCAGCCTGGGGATCATATTCTCTTCATTTCCACCCTCCATGGCGGATAG